The following are encoded together in the candidate division WOR-3 bacterium genome:
- a CDS encoding 6-pyruvoyl-tetrahydropterin synthase-related protein — protein MNNSGVSEACGVRSKEQPAGAIPKWVLLVAAAVLLLIVALAGFSYIAPGHPTSVDVWPHLVRQRIVYESLKEGTSPFWSFMFYSGYPHLRFYGPLFAFLGGVLAFVTGGGQLLALKVLLFGLYLGSAAVMYLYLWRKTGRKAAAALGTLVYVLVPWRVFFVSIAGNYPLALVFVLLPLCFLALDRLVERAGLADAGLLGLCLGLAMLAHIVYGVFIWSFLVLALVWWLVAYRGRQAGRVLAGAGAAAACGIGLSSFILVPLVLEYGTHAYPQSFVPVGMPRLAALLWPGVKPGGYDGAYIGISVVLLVVASVVLLLVNRPIRREAGFPVAGLALALGFTFVVPRLGRIGQVLTAGLPPVRFLVYWMFFAAVLVALGFGCFESRVKTDHVRFVSLVVIVVALVADCVPTLLNVRHARIRTFLGTRQYVYDVLRSQPTVKVLDVNIPEDRIDDVRRTLRYPATGYLFGRLASPLGPPYHQFAPRSMLYVYPWTNYVAADLGDTTRAALTEGTFKALALMGVSHLITLPALMSTDSAGEFIYLATKQGIAWDDRFLVAQQEPPVVFGPTRAGLVMASNVVRPMSAEQLAQARSFCIAEDWQVFLDSVLIDTSLRRMGFIPAAARYEAESLGPKPDCHVLNTSISNSSVEIELENRSECFLRLALSYYPELSIRFDGRKVDFYETKDHFIWLRCPEGRHRLVVTAPLGRLRSILLAVSILSLAACVLLLAVRTGGFVHRERRRMGTE, from the coding sequence GTGAACAACTCCGGCGTGTCAGAAGCCTGCGGCGTGCGAAGCAAGGAGCAGCCGGCAGGGGCAATTCCAAAGTGGGTACTGCTTGTTGCCGCGGCCGTGCTCTTGCTGATTGTTGCTCTAGCCGGGTTCTCCTATATTGCACCCGGACACCCAACGAGCGTTGATGTCTGGCCCCACCTTGTCCGACAGCGAATCGTCTATGAGTCGCTGAAGGAAGGCACTTCGCCGTTCTGGTCTTTCATGTTCTACTCCGGTTATCCGCACCTGCGATTCTACGGGCCACTGTTTGCATTCCTGGGTGGAGTACTGGCGTTCGTGACCGGCGGCGGTCAGTTACTCGCACTGAAAGTGCTTCTGTTCGGATTGTACCTAGGCTCGGCCGCGGTAATGTACTTATACCTCTGGAGAAAAACCGGCCGGAAAGCCGCGGCCGCACTCGGGACTCTGGTCTATGTACTTGTTCCGTGGCGCGTGTTCTTCGTTTCAATAGCCGGGAACTACCCGCTGGCGCTTGTATTCGTACTCTTGCCTTTGTGTTTCCTGGCGTTGGACCGACTGGTTGAGCGGGCCGGGCTTGCCGACGCTGGTCTCCTCGGTCTGTGCCTCGGGCTGGCAATGCTCGCGCATATTGTTTACGGTGTATTCATCTGGAGCTTTCTCGTACTGGCGTTGGTCTGGTGGCTTGTAGCATACCGCGGCCGTCAGGCCGGGCGAGTTCTGGCTGGCGCTGGAGCCGCAGCCGCCTGCGGTATCGGCCTAAGTTCTTTCATCCTGGTGCCATTGGTGCTGGAGTATGGCACGCATGCATACCCACAGTCGTTCGTACCGGTTGGAATGCCGAGACTCGCAGCCCTGCTCTGGCCCGGGGTCAAGCCTGGCGGATACGACGGTGCATACATCGGAATCAGTGTCGTGTTGCTGGTCGTGGCATCGGTAGTGCTGCTCTTGGTCAACCGGCCGATTCGGCGCGAAGCCGGTTTCCCGGTTGCCGGGCTGGCGCTTGCGCTCGGGTTCACCTTCGTCGTGCCCCGGCTCGGCCGGATCGGCCAAGTGCTGACCGCGGGATTGCCGCCAGTAAGATTCCTCGTGTACTGGATGTTCTTCGCCGCAGTTCTCGTGGCCCTGGGCTTTGGCTGTTTTGAAAGCCGGGTAAAGACAGACCATGTTCGGTTCGTCAGCCTAGTGGTCATTGTCGTGGCACTTGTTGCCGACTGCGTGCCGACGCTGCTGAATGTCCGGCACGCGCGTATCAGGACCTTCCTCGGTACGAGACAGTATGTCTACGACGTACTCCGAAGCCAGCCGACGGTCAAGGTTCTTGACGTGAACATACCTGAGGACCGCATTGACGATGTCCGGCGCACGCTGCGCTATCCGGCGACCGGCTATCTGTTTGGCAGATTGGCCAGTCCGCTCGGGCCGCCGTACCACCAGTTCGCGCCGCGCTCGATGCTGTACGTCTATCCCTGGACGAACTACGTGGCTGCGGACTTGGGCGATACAACGCGGGCGGCTCTGACCGAGGGAACATTCAAGGCACTGGCGCTGATGGGCGTGAGCCATCTGATTACTCTGCCGGCACTGATGAGCACTGATAGCGCAGGAGAGTTTATCTACCTAGCAACCAAGCAAGGCATCGCCTGGGACGACCGGTTCCTTGTCGCACAGCAGGAACCTCCGGTCGTGTTCGGTCCGACCCGGGCCGGGCTGGTCATGGCGAGTAATGTGGTAAGGCCAATGTCAGCCGAACAACTTGCCCAGGCAAGAAGTTTCTGCATTGCCGAAGACTGGCAGGTTTTTCTAGACAGCGTGCTGATTGATACGTCGTTGCGGCGAATGGGCTTCATTCCGGCAGCAGCGCGGTATGAAGCCGAATCGCTCGGGCCGAAGCCGGACTGCCACGTACTCAACACCAGCATCAGCAACAGCTCGGTGGAAATCGAGCTAGAGAATCGGTCTGAATGCTTCCTCAGACTCGCCTTGAGTTATTACCCGGAGTTGTCAATCAGATTCGACGGCCGGAAAGTGGACTTCTA
- a CDS encoding coenzyme F420-0:L-glutamate ligase → MSVKPEVVQVGSQQVRRIWVRTGLLTEKDNLVAVMRRFVVPIVQPGDIVTIAESPVAIMQGRAIPVTKIKPGFWASVLWRFVKKVPYGIGLRSPWSMQCAIDEVGAPRIVRAALAGAWGKLRGRSGDFYRVAGKQAAMIDAAHTSGVKEYYEYVIKGPLDPDAVARQMKEITGCESAVVDANDIFGCTVVGASDRLDTELVQQAMRDNPAGQGDAMTPVILLRPAGKRQNDSAGSRDE, encoded by the coding sequence GTGAGTGTCAAACCAGAGGTCGTGCAGGTCGGCAGTCAGCAGGTGAGGCGCATCTGGGTCAGAACCGGTCTGCTCACGGAGAAAGACAACCTGGTAGCAGTGATGCGTCGCTTCGTTGTGCCCATTGTTCAGCCCGGGGACATAGTAACAATTGCCGAAAGCCCGGTGGCGATAATGCAGGGTCGGGCGATACCCGTGACAAAAATAAAACCCGGGTTCTGGGCGAGCGTTCTGTGGCGGTTCGTCAAGAAGGTCCCCTACGGCATCGGGCTGCGCAGTCCGTGGTCAATGCAGTGCGCGATTGATGAGGTCGGCGCACCGAGAATCGTGCGGGCAGCTCTGGCCGGGGCCTGGGGCAAACTGCGCGGTCGGTCCGGTGACTTCTATCGGGTCGCGGGCAAGCAGGCGGCGATGATTGATGCGGCTCACACTTCAGGTGTGAAGGAGTACTACGAGTATGTCATTAAGGGCCCCCTGGACCCGGATGCGGTGGCCCGGCAGATGAAGGAGATTACCGGCTGCGAATCCGCGGTCGTGGATGCCAACGATATATTCGGCTGTACCGTGGTCGGCGCTTCCGATAGGCTGGACACGGAGCTGGTGCAGCAGGCGATGCGTGACAACCCGGCGGGCCAGGGCGACGCAATGACGCCGGTGATTCTACTGAGGCCGGCAGGCAAGAGACAGAATGACAGTGCCGGTTCGCGCGACGAGTAG
- the murJ gene encoding murein biosynthesis integral membrane protein MurJ: protein MDETKSSSAARFTRRVGLFTFGTLVSRLLGVVRESVFAYLFGAGLVTDAFNVAFRIPNFFRDLFAESALSAAFVPTVVQSIKEGNRAKTWRFAANMLNVMLLAIGLLVVTGIVFAPQVTRLVAMGFTKDPAKLHLTVVLTRIMFPFLLFVALAAWAMGILNACGTFFVPAVAPGAFNVVSIVVPLLTYGWLRSRGVEPITGMAAGVSVGAVAQLLVQWPHLHRYGFRYRPVLDLRDPELHRVLLRWVPMVLGLATWQINFLVNTFLLTFLSEGSITWISYAYRIQQLPAGLFGAAIGSVALAEYSHQTAGGKATAIRERFHHAMGLVSALTLPAAALLFVLAVPVVRLVYQHGRFTPQDTAFTAQALALYCLGIWPAAATRNCAAGFYSLGDTRTPALIAVGVVALNIAMNLMLMRAIGFRSFALASSVAQLANFTLLFLLLRRRAEGLSVRFSTAFRILVASVGAGILTYALSWLYEHLLPVTNVWLRAGQIVLTGCIGLAAFFLLARLIGAREVSSAFSLTFRRQPKSTPLQIDNAGSLNDDNASNR from the coding sequence ATGGACGAAACCAAGTCCAGCTCGGCAGCGCGGTTCACCCGCCGGGTTGGACTGTTCACGTTCGGGACCCTAGTCTCCCGACTGCTTGGCGTTGTGCGCGAGTCGGTATTTGCCTACCTTTTCGGGGCCGGACTCGTAACCGACGCCTTCAACGTAGCGTTTCGTATCCCCAATTTCTTCCGAGACCTGTTTGCCGAGAGTGCACTATCGGCCGCGTTCGTACCGACTGTCGTCCAGAGTATCAAGGAGGGTAACCGCGCCAAGACTTGGCGTTTTGCCGCGAACATGCTGAACGTGATGCTCCTTGCAATTGGGCTCCTTGTCGTGACGGGCATCGTATTCGCGCCGCAGGTCACAAGGCTGGTCGCAATGGGATTCACCAAGGATCCCGCCAAACTTCACCTGACCGTGGTTCTGACCCGTATCATGTTTCCGTTTCTGCTCTTCGTCGCGCTCGCAGCCTGGGCCATGGGCATCCTGAATGCGTGTGGCACTTTTTTTGTCCCGGCCGTTGCGCCCGGTGCGTTTAACGTCGTCTCTATTGTCGTACCACTTTTGACCTACGGCTGGCTCCGTTCCCGAGGCGTTGAGCCGATAACCGGCATGGCCGCGGGTGTCTCGGTCGGAGCGGTCGCGCAACTGCTTGTCCAATGGCCCCATCTGCACCGTTATGGCTTCCGGTATCGGCCAGTACTTGACCTCCGCGACCCAGAGCTGCACCGGGTGCTCCTGCGTTGGGTCCCGATGGTACTCGGACTGGCAACCTGGCAGATAAACTTCCTTGTGAATACCTTTCTTCTCACATTCCTGAGTGAAGGCTCGATCACCTGGATTAGCTACGCGTATCGGATTCAGCAACTGCCGGCCGGGCTGTTCGGCGCAGCCATCGGCTCGGTTGCGCTGGCCGAGTATTCGCACCAGACCGCGGGTGGCAAGGCGACAGCAATCCGGGAACGATTCCACCACGCTATGGGCCTAGTCTCAGCCTTGACCCTGCCGGCGGCCGCGCTGCTCTTTGTCTTGGCCGTGCCCGTGGTCAGGCTTGTTTACCAGCACGGCCGGTTCACTCCCCAGGACACGGCATTCACTGCTCAAGCACTGGCGCTATACTGCCTCGGAATATGGCCCGCGGCCGCAACCCGCAACTGCGCGGCCGGTTTCTACTCGCTCGGCGATACCCGAACTCCGGCGCTCATTGCGGTCGGCGTTGTTGCGCTCAATATAGCGATGAACCTAATGCTTATGCGCGCAATCGGTTTTCGCTCGTTCGCCCTTGCCAGCTCGGTTGCACAGCTTGCGAACTTCACCCTGCTGTTTTTGCTTCTGAGACGCCGGGCCGAGGGGCTATCTGTCCGGTTTAGCACAGCCTTCAGGATTCTGGTTGCCTCGGTCGGTGCCGGCATTCTAACCTACGCTCTATCTTGGCTCTACGAGCATCTACTACCAGTAACCAATGTCTGGCTCCGGGCAGGCCAGATTGTTCTTACCGGATGCATAGGACTTGCAGCCTTTTTCTTGCTTGCCCGCCTCATTGGTGCAAGAGAAGTAAGTTCCGCTTTTTCATTAACTTTCAGGCGACAGCCAAAATCTACCCCGTTGCAGATTGACAACGCCGGCTCCTTGAACGATGATAATGCGTCTAATAGATAG
- a CDS encoding PAC2 family protein, translating into MAVKQTSEVPKNIPVLMAGWPGMGNVGIGAADYLRRKLGGKVCAKIDVSRYCFPESIEVDSGIGRIPDLPAHDIYLISDPPFFVFEGEVQVGGEAGLSIAQELLDFAVEHGVKTVYTGAAFASPVSALDPARVFGVATDERLKQTFPALGVEPLAEGRISGLNGLLLGLAGSRGLPAACFLATMPHYAIQTPNPKASKAVVQVLERILNTSVDMTEIDAAIAESDRVLGEFESRVNEAIQALKQQAERSASDEEEEHQPEPHEVMDRVERLFEQVQRDRSKAGILKAELDRWGLFHLYEDRFLDLFDKKRRKS; encoded by the coding sequence ATGGCTGTCAAACAAACAAGTGAGGTGCCCAAGAACATACCCGTGCTGATGGCCGGCTGGCCGGGCATGGGCAATGTCGGTATCGGTGCGGCCGACTATCTGCGTCGCAAACTAGGCGGGAAAGTTTGCGCCAAGATTGATGTCTCCCGTTACTGCTTCCCTGAGTCTATTGAGGTGGACTCAGGCATCGGCCGGATCCCTGACCTGCCAGCCCATGACATCTACCTTATATCCGACCCGCCGTTCTTTGTGTTCGAAGGTGAGGTTCAGGTCGGTGGTGAAGCCGGCTTGTCAATTGCTCAGGAGCTTCTCGACTTCGCGGTCGAGCATGGTGTCAAGACCGTCTATACCGGCGCGGCTTTCGCATCACCGGTCAGTGCACTCGACCCGGCCCGGGTATTCGGCGTAGCCACCGACGAGCGGCTCAAACAGACGTTCCCGGCGCTGGGTGTCGAGCCGCTGGCTGAAGGTCGGATTTCAGGCCTGAACGGCCTGTTACTTGGACTGGCTGGCTCCCGTGGACTTCCGGCCGCGTGTTTTCTTGCCACGATGCCCCACTACGCGATTCAAACCCCAAATCCAAAAGCATCAAAAGCGGTTGTTCAGGTGCTCGAACGTATCCTCAACACCTCAGTGGACATGACCGAGATTGATGCGGCGATTGCCGAGTCGGACCGGGTCCTGGGCGAATTCGAGTCCCGGGTCAATGAGGCGATTCAGGCACTCAAGCAGCAGGCTGAGCGCAGTGCGTCCGACGAGGAGGAAGAGCACCAGCCCGAGCCGCACGAAGTTATGGACCGTGTTGAACGACTGTTTGAGCAGGTTCAGCGTGACCGCTCCAAGGCCGGAATCCTCAAGGCCGAGCTTGACCGCTGGGGCCTCTTCCATCTATACGAGGACCGTTTCCTCGACCTGTTCGACAAGAAACGCAGGAAAAGCTAG